A single region of the Procambarus clarkii isolate CNS0578487 chromosome 59, FALCON_Pclarkii_2.0, whole genome shotgun sequence genome encodes:
- the LOC123752342 gene encoding uncharacterized protein yields the protein MSTTSDTTTTSIMTTTTSNTTTTSIMTTTTSNTTTTSIMATTTFNTTTTSIMTTTTSNTTTTSIMTTTTSNTTTTSIMTTTTSNTTTTSIMATTTFNTTTTSIMATTTSNTTTTSIMATTTFNTVTSLFQPRQAPTLEQSSRLLLSPSTTLQHTTTVTVIINNTTTVTVIINSSTTVTVIINSTTTVTVIINSTTTVTVIINSSTTVTVIINSTTTVTVIINSTTTVTVIINSTTTVTVIINSTTTVTVTINNTTTVTVTINSTTTVTVTINNTTTVTVTINNTTAVIFTINSSTTVTVIINSTTTVTVIINSTTTVTVTINNTTAVTVTIDSTTTVTFTIDSTTTVTVTIDSTTTVTVTFNSTTTVTVTFNNTTAVTVTINYNCHYHYYYNQQSFTTTTISVLSLLLQSAFYHYY from the exons ATGAGCACAACATCTGATACCACTACAACATCTATCATGACTACCACTACTTCTAATACTACCACAACATCTATCATGACTACCACTACTTCTAATACCACCACAACATCCATCATGGCTACTACAACATTTAATACCACTACAACATCCATCATGACTACCACAACATCTAATACCACCACAACATCCATCATGACTACCACAACATCTAATACCACCACAACATCCATCATGACTACCACAACATCTAATACCACCACAACATCCATCATGGCTACTACAACATTTAATACCACTACAACATCCATCATGGCTACCACAACATCTAATACCACCACAACATCCATCATGGCTACTACAACATTTAATACCGTTACAAGCCTTTTTCAACCACGACAAGCGCCAACACTTGAACAATCATCACGCTTACTACTGTCACCATCAACgacactacaaca cactacaacagtcactgtcatcatcaacaacactacaacagtcactgtcatcatcaacagctCTACAACAgtcactgtcatcatcaacagcactacaacagtcactgtcatcatcaacagcactacaacagtcactgtcatcatcaacagctCTACAACAgtcactgtcatcatcaacagcactacaacagtcactgtcatcatcaacagcactacaacagtcactgtcatcatcaacagcactacaacagtcactgtcatcatcaacagcaCTACAACTGTCActgtcaccatcaacaacactacaacagtcactgtcaccatcaacagcactacaacagtcactgtcaccatcaacaacactacaactgtcactgtcaccatcaacaacactacagctGTCATTTTCACCATCAACAGCTCTACAACAgtcactgtcatcatcaacagcactacaacagtcactgtcatcatcaacagcaCTACAACTGTCActgtcaccatcaacaacactacagctGTCACTGTCACCATCGACAGTACTACAACTGTCACTTTCACCATCGACAGTACTACAACTGTCACTGTCACCATCGACAGTACTACAACTGTCACTGTCACCTTCAACAGTACTACAACTGTCACTGTCACCTTCAACAATACCACAGCTGTCACTGTCACCATCAACTACAACTGTCACTATCACTACTACTACAATCAGCAATCTTTCACTACTACTACAATCAGCGTTCTGTCACTACTACTACAATCAGCATTCTACCACTACTACTAA